In Plodia interpunctella isolate USDA-ARS_2022_Savannah chromosome 22, ilPloInte3.2, whole genome shotgun sequence, the following proteins share a genomic window:
- the LOC128679640 gene encoding uncharacterized protein LOC128679640, producing MEQHVAEHVAQQLRGMCRDTCRGTFCRPHFSVFIEMSPEEVVAISAAYIVIISSVLKRKRKRRWWMRNFLLQRERRVNILSDLRMSDGSFVNFTRMSSSDFETLLQMIASSIAKQDTILRNAISPHIRLAITLRYLSTGDSYASLSYTFRVSKQLIRKIVPEVCKELINKLKICVKVPATANEWKAKARSFENIWNFPHCVGSIDGKHVLIQAPSNSGSDYFNYKEQFSIVLLGIVDANYNFIYANCGAKGKSSDSGVFQETAFYKALADNQLNWPTPDPIRQDGPNMPYVLVGDSAFALTENMMKPYPGNHDVGTTRRIFNYRLSRARRIVENVFGILGVVFRIFRTPITILPCNAELVVMACIYLHNFLRRNSQSRSLYNPHGTFDSENVDHDILEGSWRREAGSVNMSNLNAMGRRYPESAMEIRNKFAEYFMSEEGRVPWQNNF from the exons ATGGAGCAACATGTTGCGGAACATGTTGCTCAACAACTACGTGGAATGTGCCGAGATACATGTCGCGGAACATTTTGTCGACCACACTTCTCAGTGTTTATAGAAATGTCGCCCGAGGAGGTTGTGGCTATTAGTGCTGCGTACATAGTAattatatcgagtgtgttgaAACGTAAGAGAAAGAGAAGGTGGTGGATGCGGAATTTCTTATTACAACGAGAAAGAAGAGTAAATATTCTAAGTGATCTCCGAATGTCTGACGGATCGTTTGTGAATTTTACTCGCATGTCATCATCTGATTTTGAAACTTTGTTGCAAATGATCGCATCTTCCATAGCCAAACAGGATACAATATTACGAAACGCTATTAGTCCTCATATCAGACTTGCCATTACATTGAGGTACTTGTCGACTGGAGATTCTTATGCTTCTTTGTCGTACACTTTTCGAGTGTCAAAACAACTGATACGTAAAATAGTACCAGAAGTTTGTAAAgaactgataaataaattgaagataTGTGTAAAG GTCCCAGCTACTGCAAATGAATGGAAAGCCAAGGCTAGaagctttgaaaatatatggaaTTTTCCGCATTGCGTTGGATCTATAGACGGTAAACACGTTTTGATCCAAGCTCCTTCGAATTCTGGAAGTGACTATTTTAACTATAAAGAACAATTTAGTATTGTCCTATTGGGTATTGTCGAtgcaaattacaattttatctatgcAAATTGTGGTGCTAAAGGAAAATCTTCTGACAGTGGAGTATTCCAAGAGACTGCTTTTTATAAAGCTTTGGCTGATAACCAACTCAACTGGCCGACTCCAGACCCAATACGACAAGATGGGCCGAATATGCCTTACGTACTTGTAGGAGACAGCGCCTTTGCACTGACAGAAAACATGATGAAGCCATATCCCGGTAATCATGACGTGGGTACAACAAGACGCATTTTCAACTATCGACTGTCAAGAGCTAGAAGAATTGTCGAAAATGTGTTCGGTATCTTAGGTGTTGTATTTCGTATATTCCGAACTCCCATAACCATCCTACCCTGTAATGCTGAACTTGTTGTAATGGCGTGCATATACCTCCATAATTTTTTAAGGCGAAATAGTCAATCGAGATCACTGTACAACCCACATGGAACTTTTGATTCTGAAAATGTGGATCACGATATTTTAGAAGGATCTTGGCGCAGAGAAGCTGGCTCTGTTAATATGTCGAATTTAAATGCTATGGGACGACGCTACCCTGAATCTGCTATGGaaataagaaacaaatttgCTGAATATTTCATGAGTGAAGAAGGACGTGTTCCCTGgcagaataatttttaa
- the LOC128679649 gene encoding transcription factor Adf-1-like has translation MSVVWGNDTVLLLIELYESRDLLWDTSHRDYRNKIKKNDAWEDIAKALKLPRKEIEAKVHTLRSQFVRERKKVKSSKTTGSGREDVKSSAWFAYDAMKFLLKGATTSGSLDTLDTNSPQSQNTISSPDEDVVLQSQSTVPEFQSPHQLESQSTIDQAEQPTTPAPTPSSSRPTRKRSHPNEDRLEEAYEVLHAAKNRMMSRDEFDVYGQYVGTELRALNDEHSVIMAKYYINNILLDARLGKYRTIYNNQSQPVVQQGYSTASSDISPEPSEEHIIQDILETMDSSNTNSIDGTNTN, from the exons ATGTCTGTTGTGTGGGGAAATGATACCGTGCTTTTGCTTATTGAGCTTTACGAAAGTCGTGacttgttatgggatacttcACACCGTGactatcgaaataaaataaagaaaaatgatgCATGGGAGGATATTGCCAAGGCGCTTAAATTGCCTAGAAAAGAAATAGAAGCCAAAGTACATACCCTGCGTTCGCAATTTGTCCGAGAAAGGAAGAAAGTGAAATCgtcaaaaactactggcaGTGGACGAGAGGACGTGAAGTCCAGTGCATGGTTTGCGTATGATGCAATGAAATTTTTGCTAAAGGGAGCCACAACGTCTGGAAGCTTGGACACTTTGGACACAAAC AGTCCACAAAGCCAAAACACGATTTCGTCTCCGGATGAAGATGTCGTTCTACAGTCTCAATCTACCGTTCCAGAATTTCAATCTCCTCATCAACTAGAATCGCAATCTACCATTGATCAAGCAGAGCAACCTACAACCCCTGCACCAACACCTTCATCGTCGCGACCAACTCGCAAGAGGAGCCACCCCAATGAAGATAGATTAGAGGAGGCTTATGAAGTTCTGCATGCTGCTAAAAACAGAATGATGTCCCGAGATGAATTCGATGTTTATGGACAGTACGTAGGAACTGAGTTACGTGCATTAAATGACGAACACAGTGTAATTATggctaaatattatattaataatattttattagatgcaCGCTTAGGAAAATAccgtacaatttataataatcaaagcCAGCCAGTTGTTCAACAGGGCTATAGCACTGCATCCAGTGATATTAGCCCCGAGCCTTCTGAAGAGCATATTATACAAGATATACTTGAAACTATGGATTCCTCGAACACTAATAGCATTGATGGCActaatactaattaa
- the LOC128679645 gene encoding uncharacterized protein LOC128679645, protein MEWDDATVIKLIDLYHLKEILWNPKNRDYKSRPKRYDAFNEIASEFATDVPEIERKIKNLTSHYYREKKKEDNSNKSGAGTDGIYHSKWFAYKSLNFLRNKNVPTGTTDTDTPSTSHDSQSRRESQSNQNDLPQMSPGDSQSNHNDLPQMSPENTTWQRNKRPKINPNKELISEALNIMKNVSQRPNVTKDEDGLFGDYIAGQLRQMDRQMKAIVRHRINNIIFEAETGYRSDTFTDFARPSSVSSSHSHPGYYTASSLQQAVVSPSTNNLTSSEYSAQTNSDPQTIQPSSLETFAEEYLALNPSDSVIK, encoded by the exons ATGGAGTGGGACGATGCAACAGTTATAAAACTAATAGACCTCTatcatttaaaagaaatattatggaACCCAAAAAACCGTGACTACAAAAGCCGGCCAAAGCGTTACGACGCATTTAATGAAATTGCCAGTGAATTTGCTACTGATGTTCCGGAAATCGagagaaagataaaaaatttaactagTCATTATTAccgagagaaaaaaaaagaagataatTCAAATAAGTCTGGTGCGGGTACTGATGGTATTTATCATAGTAAATGGTTTGCCTACAAATCACTAAATTTTCTGCGGAACAAAAATGTGCCTACTGGAACCACCGATACT GACACACCGTCGACGAGCCACGATTCACAATCGAGACGAGAatcacaatcaaatcaaaatgatTTACCACAGATGTCACCAGGAGATTCACAATCAAATCATAATGATTTACCACAGATGTCGCCAGAAAATACAACTTGGCAACGAAATAAACGTCCTAAAATCAACCCTAATAAAGAGTTGATATCCGAAGCATTGAATATTATGAAGAATGTCTCCCAACGACCAAATGTGACAAAAGATGAGGATGGTTTATTTGGAGATTATATTGCGGGTCAGTTAAGACAAATGGATCGACAAATGAAAGCTATTGTGAGACATCGgatcaacaatataatatttgaagcCGAAACTGGATATAGATCCGATACATTTACGGATTTTGCAAGACCAAGTAGTGTTTCTAGTTCACACAGTCATCCAGGATACTATACAGCATCTTCACTACAACAGGCGGTTGTAAGCCCTTCTACAAATAACTTAACTTCTTCTGAATACTCTGCCCAAACAAACTCAGATCCACAAACAATTCAACCTTCGTCACTAGAAACATTTGCTGAAGAATACCTAGCTCTAAATCCTTCTGATAGTGTTATAAagtaa
- the LOC128679642 gene encoding uncharacterized protein LOC128679642 has translation MDDDLLFLTENSYLKWEMLKIRIGVHEINKERERYGEFHTLYGNLREHPSRFFGYTRMSVKCFDYILDSIRSDISKVDTNFHKSIKPEERLFVTIRYLSTGLAFRSLAYSFRMGVSTVAEIVYGTCEAIWKKKLNVHMPQPSEDQLMNIASDFKEMWHFPNCIGSLDGKHCRIKRPKKSGSAFFNYKHYFSIVLQAVADARKRFLTIEVGGRGKQSDGGTFNASSLNRLLERGAFNIPEPRTLPNSNITAPYVIVADEAYPLKEYIMRPYPQRTLNQERENFNNRLSRARKTVECAFGILCNKWRVLLKPIETDVKHARLIIKTACLLHNIVIDTDGYDCDNEFTTPTRHQRRQTRTGRNNNPSNRAKQVRNLFTKYFWENNRLIYT, from the exons ATGGACGacgatcttttatttttaaccgaaAATTCATACCTAAAATGGGAGATGCTAAAAATTAGAATTGGTGTCCACGAAATCAATAAAGAAAGAGAACGGTATGGTGAATTTCATACTTTATATGGTAATTTGAGAGAACATCCTTCAAGATTTTTTGGATATACCAGGATGAGTGTCAAATGTTTTGATTACATACTGGATTCAATAAGGAGTGATATTTCAAAAGTAGacacaaattttcataaaagtaTAAAGCCCGAAGAAAGACTATTTGTAACTATAAG ATATCTCTCCACTGGGTTGGCCTTTCGATCTTTGGCATATAGCTTTCGTATGGGTGTTAGTACTGTTGCTGAGATTGTTTATGGTACCTGTGAAgcaatttggaaaaaaaaattgaatgtcCACATGCCACAGCCATCTGAAGACCAGCTTATGAATATTGCTTCAGATTTTAAGGAGATGTGGCACTTTCCTAACTGCATTGGCAGTTTGGACGGTAAACATTGTAGGATTAAAAGACCTAAAAAATCAGGATCGGCATTTTTTAACTACAAGCATTATTTCTCTATTGTTTTGCAAGCTGTCGCTGATGCGaggaaaagatttttaacTATTGAAGTGGGAGGTAGAGGAAAGCAAAGCGACGGCGGTACATTTAATGCCTCGTCCCTGAACCGGTTACTCGAAAGAGGTGCATTTAATATTCCGGAACCAAGAACATTACCCAATTCTAACATTACAGCTCCATATGTTATAGTAGCCGATGAAGCTTATCCTcttaaagaatatataatgcGTCCATACCCACAAAGAACATTGAATCAAGAgagagaaaattttaataatagattgTCAAGAGCGAGAAAAACCGTGGAGTGTGCATTTGgaattttatgcaataaatggCGAGTTTTGTTAAAACCTATTGAAACTGATGTTAAACATGCACGCCTGATAATAAAAACCGCTTGCTTATtgcataatattgtaattgataCAGATGGTTACGATTGTGATAATGAGTTCACAACTCCAACTCGACACCAAAGGCGACAAACTAGAACTGGAAGAAACAACAATCCATCAAATCGGGCTAAACAAGTTCGGAAtctattcacaaaatatttttgggaaAATAATCGTTTAATATACACGTAA
- the LOC128679644 gene encoding uncharacterized protein LOC128679644 → MRDGSFENFTRMSRTDFEILLNMVGPAIVKQDTKFRKSIDPHIRLAVTLRYLATGDSYGSLSYTFRVSKQVICHTIPKVCQELIKALNSFVKTPTNVNEWKEKSRNFEILWNFPHCIGAIDGKHVLLEAPPNSGSDYYNYKENYSLVLLAIVDAEYNFVYVNCGAKGKSSDSGVFQETPFYKALNEQQLNLPDPEPLTQGGPNITYVLVGDSAFALSENMMRPYPGIHEKGSLKRIFNYRLSRARRIVENVFGIMSVVFRVFRKAIPLRPVNAELVVMACVYLHNFLRRNTSSTAHYTLNTTFDFEDAAHNVVEGSWRRELRNNNMRNLNIHGRPPPQPAQVIRNHFAEYFSSAQGSVPWQTNQA, encoded by the exons ATGCGCGACGGATctttcgaaaattttactagaATGTCTAGAACCGATTTCGagatacttttaaatatgGTTGGGCCGGCCATAGTCAAGCAAGATACAAAGTTTCGAAAATCTATCGACCCTCACATCAGACTCGCAGTAACATTGAGATACTTGGCAACTGGAGATAGCTATGGTTCATTGTCCTATACTTTCAGAGTGTCAAAACAAGTAATTTGTCATACTATACCAAAAGTTTGCCAAGAATTGATAAAGGCATTAAATTCTTTTGTAaag ACTCCAACCAATGTAAATGAATGGAAAGAAAAATCacgtaattttgaaatattatggaATTTCCCTCACTGCATCGGAGCGATTGACGGAAAGCATGTGTTACTAGAAGCGCCACCAAATTCTGGCagtgattattataattataaagaaaattatagctTGGTTCTCTTAGCAATTGTGGATGCCGAGTATAACTTTGTATATGTTAACTGTGGTGCAAAAGGGAAATCGTCTGACAGTGGAGTGTTCCAGGAAACTCCATTTTATAAAGCACTTAATGAACAGCAACTGAATTTACCAGATCCCGAGCCACTGACCCAAGGTGGTCCGAATATAACATACGTTCTGGTGGGAGATAGCGCATTTGCTCTATCGGAAAATATGATGAGGCCCTATCCCGGCATTCATGAAAAGGGAAGCTTAAAGCGGATTTTCAACTACAGGCTCTCAAGAGCAAGAAGAAtagttgaaaatgtttttggcaTTATGTCTGTAGTGTTTCGCGTATTTCGTAAAGCTATCCCATTACGTCCAGTAAACGCTGAATTAGTTGTAATGGCATGcgtgtacctacataatttcCTGCGACGTAATACATCTTCAACCGCGCATTATACACTAAATACCACATTCGATTTCGAAGACGCTGCCCATAATGTTGTGGAAGGTTCGTGGCGAAGGGAattgagaaataataatatgagaaACTTAAATATTCATGGCAGGCCTCCTCCTCAACCCGCTCAGGTAATAAGAAACCACTTTGCTGAATATTTCTCCAGTGCTCAAGGAAGTGTCCCATGGCAAACAAATCAAGCATAG